The DNA window TGGGCCAACGTCAGTGGACTCCAAAGCAACCCGCAATCACTTTATCTCATGAGTACCGAATAGCACATTGCCCAAAATTTGTTCACGTGGACCGAGATTCGCGGCAGCGGCACAGACAGTGTGACCAGGGTCGCGCACCGCGGAGGAACCGCGAGGCCATGGCATTAGTGCCAAGTGTTCGCAAGAAAATACTAGTTGAGTGTGCAAAGAAGGCGCGGGTTCAAATTATCGCGCCTAATTTTCAAAGccacaatatttttgttttgcattttttgcttttgtttatttattggaaTTTATTCCCAACGAATATGGTTTTACCTAAGAACCATGGAACCTTTTTAAAAACAAGTCAAACGTATGATTATACAATTTACAATAATTTTGAAtgcgttatttatttatgggcaCTTAAAAAACGTGATGAAGAAAGAATTTCGatttttgaattaaatcaGTAATAACCACTTTGCAAACCAATTTTAGTTAATTTCTTTGATTCCCAAGGTTCTCGTTCGGAAAATTGCACTAAAAAAGCATGATATTAGGAAAAAGAAGTTTGATTTGTTGGAACATAGTTATTTTATTCGAAAGTACTTCAATCAGTATCGGTCCTACAACCATCTCAATTTTAACTATCTGGCACAAGCTTTGGATAGATATAATGTACCGGCCGACTGAGCTCTATACCAATAAAGTACAAGTcggataaaataaaaacttattaAGAATATTATGCTGGGTATATACGAtgatgaaaataataattaacgACGCTTAACGCTGGTCCACTCGCCATCATCGCCAGCTTTGTTCTCTGAAAGATGTAACGCATTGATAAGAATGACAATTAGGTTTGCTGCTGAGATTACTTACCCTTTTCCTGGGCTTGATCGCGCTTAGCTGCTGGCTTTTCCTCACGGGTCGCAGGCGCATTACGCCAGTTgccgcctcctccgccacTGGCTGCCTCCTTAGGAGCAGAGCCGCGCTGATCGCCACGAGTCTCGCGCACATCTCGGTCGCGCCTCTCACCAGCTGGGCGACGGTTTTCCCGATCAGCGTGGCGTGGAGCGTCGCGCCAGTTTCCTCCACTTTCCCGCTGAGGCTCGTCGGTACGACGAGGCCCGTCGTTGCGACGGAATCCACCGCGCTCATCGTCACGATCCCGGCGAGGACCATCGTCACGGTCACGGCGAGGCCCATCATCCCTGTCGCGGCGAGCCCCATCATTGCGGAAATCGCGGTCACGTTCTCCGCCACGCCGCCACTTGTCATCGCGCGATTGCGGAGCGCCACTGTCTTTGGGAGCAGCAGCACGCTGTGTATCTGGTTCTCGGCGCACACGCCAAGAGGAGTCCGCTCCCTCGTTGTCCTTGCGGTCGCGGTCACCGCCTCGTTCAATGCGTTCTCCACCACGCTCGATCCGTTCTCCTCCACGTTCGACACGGTCTCCTCCGCGATCAACACGTTCTCCTCCGCGCTCCATACGGTCGCCTCCGCGCTCCATACGGTCGCCTCCGCGCTCCATACGGTCGCCTCCGCGCTCGATACGTTCGCCACCACGGTCGTTGCGTTCACTGACCGCAGGTGCAGCACGACGCCACTCGCTGGATCCGCCGGCAGATGCGCTTGGACGGTCACCGCCTCGAGGACGCCATGTGTCACGCTCCTTTTCAGTGCGTTCGCGCTCCGAGGCCAACTCCCTGGACAGGCGGTCTCGATCTTCCTTGATTTTGCGCTCAGCTTCCTCCTCCTTGGCACGCTGCTTTTCGTATTGGGCACGACGCTTTTCGTCCTCAGCCTCACGCTCCAAGCGGCGGGCTTCTGCTGCGGCGCGCTCTTCGGCAGCCTGCGCCAAGCGAATCTCTTCCTCCTTGCGAAGacgctcctcctccttctcgcGAAGGAAAGCCTGTCGACGCTCCTCGCGGCGTCGAACAATGCGGTCGGCCAAGCGCTTTTTGCGCTCTGCCTCCAGAGCAGCCTCAAACTTTTTGAGCTTTTCGACGTAGAGGGAGGCACGTTCTTTTTTAAGGGCCTCAAGGAATTCATCCCGGTCCGGATACATGCGCTTGAGACGCTCCTGCTGGGCGACGGCATCCATCCGTTCGGCAATGGCATTCTCGATGCGTGTCTTCTCGGTTGCTTCCCAGAACTCCTTGTCCTTAACCTGCTTTTCGGCCAAGTATTTTTCGAAAAGCGGAATCTCCTCCAGGCGCTTGGCGCGTTCGAAGTAGTCGATTTTCTTCTCCTGCGATTTGAGTTTTGACTGCAGTTCCTTGGCCTCGCGCTGAAGTTCCTCGCTTTCCCGCTTGGCGATCTGCTCGGCATCCAACTTCTTAATGCCTTCCTCATCCAGCTTGGAAAGCATCTTCTTACCATGAGCCGTCTGCGAGATTTGCTGAACCTTCTCCTTGAGACTCTTCTCCCGGATAGCTTGGATTTCGTTCTGATGGCGCTTGCGCTCTCGTTCTTCTTGCTCCTGCTCGAGGCGCTTCTGTTCGGCCAGTTTGGCCTTCCGCGATTCCTCCTCCTGACGCCGCGCCTCTTCCTCTTCACGAGCATTATTCTGCTTCTCGATGTACTCCTTTCTGTCCTCGATGATCTTCTGTCGCTGAAGAATACGCTGGTGCTCGCGATCCTTGATCTCATGGTATTGGCTTACCATCTGGTTGCGGAGCTTGGCACGCTGGTCACGTTCACGGTTCGGGTAGACGATGGAAACTGCCCGTGTCAGAACAGTAGACATATTAACCAACTGAGAGCGGATCTGTTCCGAGGGCATCGATTGCAAAGCGGGTCCGTCGGGGCGGTACTCGCGTTGACTCTCGGTCAGATCAGTGCCGAAATAGATACTGTTCTTCTGGTGGTCGATACGAATCTGCATGTCATTGTGACGCACGGACTCGACTAGCAGTTTTTCCAATtcaaaaatgttgcaaaagCTGGCGAGCTGCAAAAGACGCTGGAACTTAATACTCTCATAAACCTGAGAGATCTGACGAATCAGACGCATTATAGTCACGTCCTTCAGCGATTGAATGTAAGGAGTGAGCAAAGCGTTTTCGGGCCCGTTCTCAATGAAGTCCACGATAGACTGAATGCGCTTGCACAGATTCAGTGGGTTGAAATCCACCTCCAACCAGTTGTATAGATTGCGAAAGTCCTCAGATACGAGTTGAGGAACATTCAAGCGCACCTGTGATGATGTTTATTAATTAGTCATAAGCCATACTATATTGAGTGATACTTACCACTTCACGAATAAGCGAAACGCGAGTAGGCGGCTGGGGCAGGCCCAAAAGCACGGCCAACTTCTGGGCCTTTTCCAGGGGGCTTTTGTCCGCCTCGATAAACCTGTCGAACTCTGGATGGGCCGAAGGCAACGGAATAGAAAGGGTGGCCAGGAGAACGTGGGCAGCCATACGTTGCAGGTCGTCCTTTGTCAGGTTCTTCTTCAGCTCGCGCGTCAGCTGGAAGAGCTTCAGCAGCGCTGCAGCGTGAAACAACTGGTTGCCGGCCTTGCTGAAAACCATGGCTAATTTTTGGTAGTAGTTGGCCATGGTTTTGGGCACAGGTGTCTTCTTGGACAGAGCCATCAGGCCATGGATATCCTCGATTGCCTTGTAGGCCTCTTGCCACAGCTCCATCTGGATAGCCGAGTCAAGAAGGTACAACCTGGTGTCCAAGCAGAGCTGCTGCGTTTCCACCTTGTTGATCGAGACACCGGTGGTCTGGTTGCTGCTCTTGCAAATGTCCTCCAAGTGTTTGCGCAGCTTGTCGCACAAGCGGCGAAACTCGCTCTTGCGGTTGTACTTAAGGCAGAACTGGAAGGCCATGCGAGCGATATCGTGGTACAGCGCCTCGCAATGGGTGTTTACGCGCAGCAGCTCTAGACACTGGCAGTAGGACTCCCACAGAAACTTGACCCACGGGAGCAGGATAGTGCGGTCTGAGCGGTCCTGAGCGTCCTCGCCACACACTGCGCTCATTAGGATGCTCTCTGGCGTGGCAATGTTGTCCAGGTCATCCAGCTCCAAAACAGCAACTGCCGCCGAGGACTGGGCTTGGGCGGCCTCCGTGTGCTCTTCGGCCATCTTCAGATAGCCGCGGATTACATTTTCCAGAGAGTTCACGTTCACCAGCTGGAACATGTTCCGGTACTGGAAGAGTCCCTCCTTGGCGATGTGCGACTTCTTGAGTTCCACGCAAAGGTACAGGTACTTGAACATGAGCGGTTCGATGACCGTCTCCGAGTAGGCGTAGTTCCATCGCTTGTTGCGGAAAACTTCCTGCAGCGTGTCCAGCGCCCTTAGCGGCTTTCCCACCTCGATGAACTCTGTGACGAAGAGAGCGGCGTCGAGTTAAGAGAGCGCATGATTCGCGAAGCCGAAAGTTTCTCTTCAGACACCGCATGGAAAATTTTCAGCACACTCACCATTGGCCCTTTTGAGGGCGTTTTCCGGACGTTGCGTGTAGCGAGCCATTTCCGATCGCTTTACTTACTTGCGGCAGCACTTTAAGTTGATTTTAATAGCAGGTCTAGAGCGTTCTGAGACCTGGGGCTGCTGAAAATTGTAAAAATCTTCGGCTCGCCTACGTGTGGCTGCAAGATTTATGCAAAATGGCCGAGTCGACGGCACTCAGGGCTGCACCAGGCTGTGTTATCGATAGTTCAGGCCGATAGTTGCCGATGGTCAGCTAATCGCAGTGCAACTCCGCTAGCTCACAGCAATAACACGAGGAGTAATGAAGTCGCcctaaaatataaataagcaattctttaattaaaattgcgaCATGGGCAACTGGAGAAAGTTTATCTTGTGGTTCGCCCAGGAGCATGTCGATTTTCGAGTTCAGGAGTTTGAGTCTCTGATCAAAATGTTTGGACTTCAGGCCCGCCGGCTTACAGAACAGACCAGGGTAAAGTGATTAAGTACCAGAATTTTGAAAGTACATTTTCATATAtacttataatattaatattaaaaaaaaacacaaaaacacaagATTAACAAATTCCACCGTCCCTTTAAAATCATAAGCCTGTGTCTTATAAGTCTTTCTAAACTTGGCGTTTTATTAACAATGTTGAATATTTTGAAcgtaaataaaattgtatatgtatttgtaaGAGGAAGAAAAAGGGTAAACtagattttcaaaaatgtattgAACAGGTAAAAAATGTGCGTTACTGGCTATAAATTATATACGATTATAAAGCCTATACGatcgtcgagatctcaggaactacaAAACCTAAAAGGTTTCGAAAGGATACCTGATACctggcatatatatatatatatatatatatatatatatatgtgtatgctTCATAGGGTCTGGCTCGATTCATTATACCTGTTTAAAACTTCTTAGCGGATCTAGATTTGTTTAGTCTAGGatacttatatataaattctTTTGTATAAAAGCACCAGCATAAAtagttatatttatatctaattTCGTTATTACAGAAACCATTTTGGGTGGTCGAATTTCGGGACACGGATTCTGCGTTGCTATACGCATCCAGGTCCATTTCTTTGCGTGCCATGATCGAGCTCTACGCCCACTCCCACAAATTACCCGAGTTTCACCAGAGGCTACGGAATCATGTTACCACGAACTGGAACTCGCTTGCGGAATACTTTCGGGTGGAGGCCAGTTTTAAAATCGTTGTGGAGACCTACAACAAGCACTTCAGCCAAAGGGAAAAGGTCGAGAAAATCGAGTCTATGGATTACCTGCAAATAGAGGGAGCGGTCAACCTGAAGAAACCCGAGGTGGAGTGGTGGTACATCGAGTTTTGGGGCTTGGATCCAACGGCCGTGCCTCCTGAGCCGGAGGACATTCTGTTTGGTCGGCTGGTGGCCCATGGTCAGCGGCATTTGATCAAGGAGCTTTCGCTGAAGCATCGAAAGTTCATTGGCAACACCAGCATGGACGCCCAGCTTAGCCTGCTAATGGCCAACCAGGCGATGGTACGCAAAGGGGATCTGGTCTTCGATCCGTTTGTGGGGACGGGCTCGCTTCTGGTAAGCGCCGCCAAGTGGGGCGGGTATGTCCTGGGAGCGGACATAGACTACATGATGGTGCATGCCCGCTGCCGGCCGAGCCGGATAACCCAAAAAGTGCGTGAGAAGGACGAGAGCATCCGGGCCAATTTGCAGCAGTACGGCTGCGCTGATCGCTACATGGATGTGGTGGTGGCCGACTTCTCAAACCCGGTGTGGCACCCTCGCATCTCGTTCGACTGCATAATTACAGATCGTAAGTGTATTCATTTTTATACCCGACTTAAATTGTTCATCTGGCCGGTTTCTTTGGTTATTTAAGCTCCGTATGGAATAAGAGAGGCTACGGAAAAAGTGGAGAAAAAGGCTAGCGCAAAAGCTAACACTAGAAGTGAGAGCATGGTGCATTACCCATCAACGTCGCACTATTCCTTGCAGAGTCTCTATGGGGACCTTCTCGAGTTCTCTGCGAAGCACCTAAGACTGGGAGGACGTCTTGTCTGCTGGATACCCTTTCACAGCGAGGACTACGACCCCAAGATGCTGCCACAGCATCAGCATCTGAACCTGGTAGCTAACTCTGAGCAGCAATTGACTGGAAATACTGCTAGGCGGCTACTCACATATGAAAAGTGCTTCGAGTATAGTCCAACAGAACCCTTATTGGGCGGCATAACACAGGTGCCAACGCCCTCGCAGGACTTCAGGGATCGGTACTTTAACAATGCCCTGGAGTCACGCCAAGAGCGTCGAATGCGGAAGGCAGAGCTGCGGGAACAGGCTCGTGTGGAGATGAATGCACGGGGAAAGATTCCCACGGATGGGCGCTCCAAAAAGTGTGACCTGAATAAGGCTCGATTTGTGTGATCTCCGTTGAAGTGTAATTTATAGTCTTATCTTTGATTCCGatttggaaaaaaaagaaaatagataAATACGATTGACAATGGGaccttatatgtatatagttatattattattttaatattttatgcaaTACTTGAATCTAGTTTAcacatttccatttcgttAAGGTTGAGATAACACAAGGCCagcaaatttgtatttatgcgTTCTTAATTTATAGATGTTGAAATTACCTTGGCGGTGCTTTATACGTAATATGTATCAAAATAACCATATTAACAGATTTCAGCAGCACTTGCTGGAATTGTGGCCTGTTCCTGAAGTCGGCATTCGAAAACTTTAGCGAAACTATTGAGGAGTGCGCCACTGGCCTCCTCGACAGGGAAATGTCTGCCCAGCTCTTTGCTGAGCGAGGTGACCCCCTTGCCTTCGATTCCGCAGGGCACAATGTGCTCGAACCACTGCAGATCCGTGCAGCAATTGAGGCCGATTCCATGCGTGGTGACGTAACGCGAGCCGTGGATACCGATGGCACAGATCTTGTTGTCACCCACCCAGATACCGGTGTCCTTGGTAGCCTTGGCACTGGGAATGCCCATCTGGTGGCAGGCCTCGACAACCATCCGCTCCAACGTCGCCACGTACCAGCGGATGCTCGGCATGAACTGGCCCAGGTGCAGAATGGGATAGGCCACCAACTGGCCGGGGCCGTGAAATGTGATTAAGCCACCGCGATCTGTGCGATGGAAGTCTGCTCCTAGCCGGCGAAGTCGGTCTTCATCCTGCGCCGTATAGTCCTTTGTCCTCAGTCCGACTGTGTAGACCGGGTCGTGCTCCTGAAGCACCAGGTAGTTTCGGAACTCCGCTGGCGGATGCAGGATCTGGTTGGACCTCGCCAGACGTTGCTGTAGCTGTAGTCCTGCTGAATAGCTATGCCGCCCGGCCCGCACCACAGTCACCAGCGGTCGGACAGAAGGCATTTTTTGATTGTTTAAAAATCATTTGACTGCAATGtttaaaacaacaaatatTAACCAGGGCTGCATGATCAGCGGATTCATCGATATATGTATCTCCAAAAATGGTTAATGGGTGGCAATGAACAAGTTTGaagaattttgttttttgatttgagAAAAGGTCGATTAATAATCCAACAGTTTGAAAACAATTCGGAAATAACGTTGGTAAGAAATCTTTCGATAGCTTACTACCAGGGCTGGTCGAGGGCAGTTAGGAAAATGGAATTCCGCCCATCTGGCAACACTACATTTGACGTTTGCAATAAAAAGATATAAAACACTTACACACGGACGCTCCGCGAATTATTTGGAGTTTGGAGTGAAAAAGTGGGCTAGAGCCACAGATAACCGACTACCTGTCAGCTGCGATTGCAGCACATCCGTGTCAGACTCGCTGCGGTGAACACATGGAGCACGCTTGAAATTCCAATAGGCGAGCGGAGCTGGTGCGCAAAAAGCATAGGCCCCTTCGCAGGACATGGCGACTCGTCAGGACGACGAGATTGGAGGGGGCGGCTCTGAGTCGGCACCCTTTCGCGTCCTGCCCCACACGGACGACGTGGGCAACTACCTGgcccaccaacagcagcagcagcatcagcatcaaaCCCAAAACTATCTgatccaccagcagcagcatggaCAAGCACCTGTCCCACTGATGTGGCCACCTCCGCCACCGCACCTAGCCGGCCCCAATTTCGCGCCCCatcttcagcagcagcagccacaaccGCACATGTACAATGAGTATCTCTTCAATCTGTCCTACTCCGGTCAGCCTGGCCAGCCAGAGACCTACTCCGTGCTGCCTGTGGGACCCGGAAACTTCCTTAAAGTATACCACTGCCCGGACAACCAGGTCAGCGAAGCCGGCGCCCCGCTCTTCACGCATATCAACATGGCCTCGATTAATCACCATCAGCTGCAGCACCAACACCAGGCCGCTCCGCCGACACCTCCGCAGCCGACTCCACTGTATGAACTGTTTGCCACGAATCCTTTGACTTTACCGCATGCACAGCAGCAAGACGCCCAGCATCGACAGCCCCAACAGACGCAGACTCAGGCCCCAACAGTGCCCCAAGTCAATCACTCTTCGAGCAGTGCTAACCTGCTCATTAACAACCTGGTAAACAACTGGTCGCCCAATTTGACTGGTGGAAGCTACATTCAATTTGATGGCGAGGCCAACGAGAACGACGTCCACCATGGCGTGGTAGCCCAACATCCACAGGTTCCTAATCAGATCCTGCAGCAGCCTGAGTCACTGTCGCAAACCGTAAATACACTGCCAGCGGCTTCCAAGCCAGCCAAGCCTCTGAAAATGCCTTTGGCCACTGCCACCGTTTCACCAACTGCCATCAACAAGTCGAGCGTCGCCGTGCCTGGCCAACCCGAGGGCAAGAAGCGAATCGTGGCCGAGGTAAAGCCCATGCCCATGTCGTACTCCGATGTGCTCAGCAAAGGCACAAAACCGAGTGCTGCAGGGGGAGATATGCGCGCAGACAACGGTGGGGACTACAGTACACAACCGCAGAGGCGTCCGGAGAAGGAGGATGGATATGGAAATCGCGAGATGCGCACGTCAAAACGTTCACCGCTGCATGATGCCAAGGAGACGGGTTCGTTTGTGGCCGGTGTTGGTCATGCGCATGCCAACCGAGGCAAGAAGCGAAGTCAAGTCAACCAGACCGCGCCGCTCAAGGTGCAACAGTCTCAGTCTCTGGCACAGCCAACTCTACAGCCGCAGACTAAATCAAACAAACAGAATAATTCGGAAAAGAAGCGGCCACTGCAACCGAAGAACGTAAATAGCAACGCCGCCAAAGTTTCGGAGCAAAAGACCACTCCGGCATCGGTGCACGCCAACAGCAGCTTGCAGAACCACGGCAATGGTATCAATTTTACTCCGGCAACTAATTCTAGCACTTCATCACGCAAATCAGGGAGTAACAAAATCAACTCCAACGCGAGTCACTCGAATCACACTGGCGCAAACACAAATGCGGGaagcagcagtagcagtagCAGCGTAAATT is part of the Drosophila sechellia strain sech25 chromosome 3R, ASM438219v1, whole genome shotgun sequence genome and encodes:
- the LOC116801771 gene encoding eukaryotic translation initiation factor 3 subunit A; the protein is MARYTQRPENALKRANEFIEVGKPLRALDTLQEVFRNKRWNYAYSETVIEPLMFKYLYLCVELKKSHIAKEGLFQYRNMFQLVNVNSLENVIRGYLKMAEEHTEAAQAQSSAAVAVLELDDLDNIATPESILMSAVCGEDAQDRSDRTILLPWVKFLWESYCQCLELLRVNTHCEALYHDIARMAFQFCLKYNRKSEFRRLCDKLRKHLEDICKSSNQTTGVSINKVETQQLCLDTRLYLLDSAIQMELWQEAYKAIEDIHGLMALSKKTPVPKTMANYYQKLAMVFSKAGNQLFHAAALLKLFQLTRELKKNLTKDDLQRMAAHVLLATLSIPLPSAHPEFDRFIEADKSPLEKAQKLAVLLGLPQPPTRVSLIREVVRLNVPQLVSEDFRNLYNWLEVDFNPLNLCKRIQSIVDFIENGPENALLTPYIQSLKDVTIMRLIRQISQVYESIKFQRLLQLASFCNIFELEKLLVESVRHNDMQIRIDHQKNSIYFGTDLTESQREYRPDGPALQSMPSEQIRSQLVNMSTVLTRAVSIVYPNRERDQRAKLRNQMVSQYHEIKDREHQRILQRQKIIEDRKEYIEKQNNAREEEEARRQEEESRKAKLAEQKRLEQEQEERERKRHQNEIQAIREKSLKEKVQQISQTAHGKKMLSKLDEEGIKKLDAEQIAKRESEELQREAKELQSKLKSQEKKIDYFERAKRLEEIPLFEKYLAEKQVKDKEFWEATEKTRIENAIAERMDAVAQQERLKRMYPDRDEFLEALKKERASLYVEKLKKFEAALEAERKKRLADRIVRRREERRQAFLREKEEERLRKEEEIRLAQAAEERAAAEARRLEREAEDEKRRAQYEKQRAKEEEAERKIKEDRDRLSRELASERERTEKERDTWRPRGGDRPSASAGGSSEWRRAAPAVSERNDRGGERIERGGDRMERGGDRMERGGDRMERGGERVDRGGDRVERGGERIERGGERIERGGDRDRKDNEGADSSWRVRREPDTQRAAAPKDSGAPQSRDDKWRRGGERDRDFRNDGARRDRDDGPRRDRDDGPRRDRDDERGGFRRNDGPRRTDEPQRESGGNWRDAPRHADRENRRPAGERRDRDVRETRGDQRGSAPKEAASGGGGGNWRNAPATREEKPAAKRDQAQEKENKAGDDGEWTSVKRR
- the LOC6613831 gene encoding tRNA (guanine(10)-N2)-methyltransferase homolog, with translation MGNWRKFILWFAQEHVDFRVQEFESLIKMFGLQARRLTEQTRKPFWVVEFRDTDSALLYASRSISLRAMIELYAHSHKLPEFHQRLRNHVTTNWNSLAEYFRVEASFKIVVETYNKHFSQREKVEKIESMDYLQIEGAVNLKKPEVEWWYIEFWGLDPTAVPPEPEDILFGRLVAHGQRHLIKELSLKHRKFIGNTSMDAQLSLLMANQAMVRKGDLVFDPFVGTGSLLVSAAKWGGYVLGADIDYMMVHARCRPSRITQKVREKDESIRANLQQYGCADRYMDVVVADFSNPVWHPRISFDCIITDPPYGIREATEKVEKKASAKANTRSESMVHYPSTSHYSLQSLYGDLLEFSAKHLRLGGRLVCWIPFHSEDYDPKMLPQHQHLNLVANSEQQLTGNTARRLLTYEKCFEYSPTEPLLGGITQVPTPSQDFRDRYFNNALESRQERRMRKAELREQARVEMNARGKIPTDGRSKKCDLNKARFV
- the LOC116801772 gene encoding putative lipoyltransferase 2, mitochondrial, which produces MPSVRPLVTVVRAGRHSYSAGLQLQQRLARSNQILHPPAEFRNYLVLQEHDPVYTVGLRTKDYTAQDEDRLRRLGADFHRTDRGGLITFHGPGQLVAYPILHLGQFMPSIRWYVATLERMVVEACHQMGIPSAKATKDTGIWVGDNKICAIGIHGSRYVTTHGIGLNCCTDLQWFEHIVPCGIEGKGVTSLSKELGRHFPVEEASGALLNSFAKVFECRLQEQATIPASAAEIC
- the LOC6613832 gene encoding uncharacterized protein LOC6613832, translating into MATRQDDEIGGGGSESAPFRVLPHTDDVGNYLAHQQQQQHQHQTQNYLIHQQQHGQAPVPLMWPPPPPHLAGPNFAPHLQQQQPQPHMYNEYLFNLSYSGQPGQPETYSVLPVGPGNFLKVYHCPDNQVSEAGAPLFTHINMASINHHQLQHQHQAAPPTPPQPTPLYELFATNPLTLPHAQQQDAQHRQPQQTQTQAPTVPQVNHSSSSANLLINNLVNNWSPNLTGGSYIQFDGEANENDVHHGVVAQHPQVPNQILQQPESLSQTVNTLPAASKPAKPLKMPLATATVSPTAINKSSVAVPGQPEGKKRIVAEVKPMPMSYSDVLSKGTKPSAAGGDMRADNGGDYSTQPQRRPEKEDGYGNREMRTSKRSPLHDAKETGSFVAGVGHAHANRGKKRSQVNQTAPLKVQQSQSLAQPTLQPQTKSNKQNNSEKKRPLQPKNVNSNAAKVSEQKTTPASVHANSSLQNHGNGINFTPATNSSTSSRKSGSNKINSNASHSNHTGANTNAGSSSSSSSVNYSSNNNVSSSSAKRYSSSNLNPNNSSGYSYSSKRNRSNAYSSTNSPTHGNSFSSNRNYELAKRILHTWWIYTLKLLTWLFYLVYDIVVLGFSMGYERMTLAYVAALAYARQLQKELKQNSGKPSIWWRSYWRRFDARFAKNSRLAVWRRFYKRKPPETTSEQFKTGRLPQTGEEAMYSLLNCKGKDAYSILGVPPDSSQEQIRKHYKKIAVLVHPDKNKQAGAEEAFKVLQRAFELIGEPENRLIYDQSIAETLHTEKAWTELHDLLSQLQTKMAEAANTIRCSTCAQRHPRKLTERPHYAARECASCKIRHSAKDGDIWAETSMMGLRWKYLALMDGKVYDITEWANCQKGALSHLEPNSHMVQYRIVRGAQQQQQQQQQQQQQQQQQHHHQHPQQPHHDRGVHHPGGGVSGVSEATLHEFLDNLYSGQHPGAHNAFAGNVRRRTRRN